The nucleotide sequence CTGGTCGCACTTCATCCTGACGGCTTTCCCCGAGTTCGAACGAGCGATGGGGCAAGAGGCGAATCGTCGTCGCAAGATGTACAACGGTCGCGTCGAGTGCCACTACTATCAATTTCATGGGCCACCGCCGCCGAAGGCTGACGCCCCCAACCAGGAAGTCGAAGAAGAAGTCGTCCCCAAGCCACGTCCCGTCATTCAACCAGCGTTTGGTGGGCTGGACGACAAGGCTCGCGAACAAGCGCAGTTGCTCAAAAGTCGTCTATCAAAACGAGCCCGGCATTTTCGTCGCTGGCCGAAGCGAGGCATCTATTGCTATCGGCTCTACGATCGCGACATCCCCGAGATTCCGCTGGTGATCGATCTGTATCACGATTACCTGCACATCACCGATTACGAACGACCGCACGACCGGACACCTGCCCAGTATGCCGACTGGCTCGATCACATGTGCGAGGCGGCTCGCGAGGTGCTTGAGATCCCGGAAGGGCAGATGTACGTGAAGCATCGTGCTCGGCAGATCGGAACGACGCAGCACGAAAAAGTGGCCGACGATTCGCACATCATCACCGTTGAAGAAGGTGGCTTGAAGTTCGAGGTCAACCTGTCGGACTACGTCGATACCGGCTTGTTCCTCGATCACCGTAACCTGCGCAGTCAGTTTCGGGACGAAGCTTCCGGCAAGCGAGTGCTGAACCTGTTCTGTTACACCGGGGCTTTCAGTGTTTATGCTGCCGCGGGTGGAGCGACCTCGACCACTAGCGTCGACCTGAATGCGAACTATCTGGACTGGGCAGGCCGCAATTTCCAGCTCAATCGGCTCTCGATTGCCAAGCATCACTTTGTGAATAGCGACGTGATGCAGTACCTGCGCAAACAAACCGCCGGAGCGAAGTTCGATCTAGCGATCGTCGACGTGCCGACGTTCTCGAACAGCAAAAAGACGGACGATGTCTTTGACGTCCAGCATGACCATGTCGAACTGATCTTACGAACGCTCGACCTGATGAGCCCTGGCGCGGTGCTCTATTTCTCGAACAATTTCCGCCGCTTCAAGCTGGACGAAGAAGCGCTCGTAGGCCTGTCGATTCGAGAGATCTCGAAGCACACCGTGCCTGAGGACTTTCGTAATCAGCGCATCCATCGCTGCTGGCGAATCGTGAAACCGGGCGGAGATAGCTAGGTGAATTTCGGTCATCTTGCCGTTTGACCGCAGTTTCACCCTAAAACGGGGGTGCTCCAGCAATTACAATCTGACTGGTGCCATTTATTAAGATTTGCTAATGTAATCTTTCCCCCCGCTTCCCTCACCGGAAGTTCCACCCCACCTCGATCTCTGCTGGACGCCCCCACCATGCCAACGCGCGGTACCCTATTTCTATTGCTATGGGCATTGCCTTGCCTGATCTTTACGGGCTGTGCTAAATCCAACCAAGCGGAATCGCTCGGAGCGACCGCGGAAGGAACGGTTCTTCTGAATGGCTCTCCAGTTGAAGGAGCCATGGTCACGTTTCGCTCGGCCGATCGCGGTCTGCCGAGTGCCTTTGGACGCACTGATGCCGATGGCAAATTCCATTTGGCCACATCGACCGGTAAGTCAGGTGTCGCCCCTGGCGAATACCGCGTGGTGATTACCAAGTTTGAAACTACGGCCGCCGAGATCCCTTCCGAAGACGATCCCAACTACGCCGGCGGAATGAACTCGCAATCCCAAGCGGTGAGCGTGCTTCCCAAGAAGTATGCCGACGCGACGTCTTCCCCATTCAAGGTCACGATTAGCGAAGGGGACAATACCTTCGATCTCGCCTTGGAAAACTAAGCGGAAGCCCATTTCGCTCGTTCAATATTTCTCACTCAACAGATTTCATCGTGGCGGTTCGATTCCCCTCGGTGCCTACCTTTCTGTTGCGAGTTCCTTCGATCATTGGATTCGATCCTTCCTGAAACCCACTTCCCTACAGGTCTCTCCCTCATGCTCAACCAACGTCTTCCTGCGCGCGGATTCACACTCGTCG is from Bremerella sp. JC817 and encodes:
- the rlmKL gene encoding bifunctional 23S rRNA (guanine(2069)-N(7))-methyltransferase RlmK/23S rRNA (guanine(2445)-N(2))-methyltransferase RlmL → MRDSIPTSEAVIRVNDSSAIPFLATTAFGIEAVTARELQLLGYQTEIVGSGRVRFTGDYRDAMRTNLHLRTADRILIEVAQIPAGDFDALFEGVKALPWETWIDGIGAFPVKGRSYQSQLTSVPAVQRATKRAIVERLQSVHGNLPETGANYTIEVAIAKDIATLTIDTSGAGLARRGYLDPDRHSPMKSTLAAALVQLSYWDKDRPLVDPFCGSGILLIEAAMIARKLAPGLLRDFALIEWPAVDQEQWLDLQEEARAEELESLPESIIGYDEDPSALRLARRQAMSAGVHKDIHFQEQAFTQMTSKRKYGCVITSPPYDDHSRSRRTMWDFYRSFPDIFRQLPTWSHFILTAFPEFERAMGQEANRRRKMYNGRVECHYYQFHGPPPPKADAPNQEVEEEVVPKPRPVIQPAFGGLDDKAREQAQLLKSRLSKRARHFRRWPKRGIYCYRLYDRDIPEIPLVIDLYHDYLHITDYERPHDRTPAQYADWLDHMCEAAREVLEIPEGQMYVKHRARQIGTTQHEKVADDSHIITVEEGGLKFEVNLSDYVDTGLFLDHRNLRSQFRDEASGKRVLNLFCYTGAFSVYAAAGGATSTTSVDLNANYLDWAGRNFQLNRLSIAKHHFVNSDVMQYLRKQTAGAKFDLAIVDVPTFSNSKKTDDVFDVQHDHVELILRTLDLMSPGAVLYFSNNFRRFKLDEEALVGLSIREISKHTVPEDFRNQRIHRCWRIVKPGGDS
- a CDS encoding carboxypeptidase-like regulatory domain-containing protein: MPTRGTLFLLLWALPCLIFTGCAKSNQAESLGATAEGTVLLNGSPVEGAMVTFRSADRGLPSAFGRTDADGKFHLATSTGKSGVAPGEYRVVITKFETTAAEIPSEDDPNYAGGMNSQSQAVSVLPKKYADATSSPFKVTISEGDNTFDLALEN